From one Rhizobium lentis genomic stretch:
- the ybaK gene encoding Cys-tRNA(Pro) deacylase: MSKTTRATQVLSQAGIAFSVHAYDYDPNAERVGLQAAEALGEAPHRVLKTLMAEVDGKPVCVVVPSDREVSMKKLASAFRGKSANMMKPADAERLTGYHVGGISPFGQKKVVPTAIEEATLGEPLVYINGGQRGLQLRLDPKDALKALKAVGASLIA, encoded by the coding sequence ATGTCCAAGACCACACGCGCAACACAGGTTCTTTCTCAGGCCGGCATCGCCTTTTCAGTGCACGCTTATGATTACGACCCGAATGCCGAGCGCGTCGGGCTGCAGGCGGCCGAAGCCTTGGGCGAAGCGCCGCATCGGGTGCTGAAGACGCTGATGGCGGAGGTGGATGGTAAGCCGGTCTGCGTCGTGGTGCCGTCGGATCGTGAAGTCAGCATGAAGAAACTCGCCAGCGCCTTCCGAGGCAAATCAGCCAATATGATGAAGCCGGCCGATGCCGAGCGGCTGACGGGCTATCACGTCGGCGGCATCAGTCCCTTCGGCCAAAAGAAGGTCGTTCCGACGGCGATCGAGGAGGCCACCCTTGGCGAACCGCTGGTCTATATCAATGGCGGTCAACGCGGGCTGCAGCTGCGGCTCGATCCGAAGGATGCACTGAAGGCGCTGAAAGCGGTCGGCGCGTCATTGATCGCCTGA
- a CDS encoding ArsC family reductase — MDVTIYGIKNCDTMKKARSWLEEHDVAYEFHDYKALGIDRAHLEAWIDRAGLDTVLNRAGTTFRKLPEAEREGLSREKAIALMLEQPSMIKRPVLEAEGKLLIGFKPEIYAGTFGD, encoded by the coding sequence ATGGACGTCACCATCTATGGCATCAAGAATTGCGACACGATGAAGAAAGCCCGCAGCTGGCTGGAAGAACACGACGTCGCCTATGAGTTTCACGATTACAAGGCACTTGGTATCGACCGCGCCCATCTCGAAGCCTGGATCGACCGCGCCGGCCTCGACACGGTGCTCAACCGCGCCGGCACCACATTTCGCAAACTGCCCGAGGCCGAGCGCGAGGGCCTGAGCAGGGAGAAGGCGATTGCGCTGATGCTCGAACAGCCGTCGATGATCAAGCGGCCGGTGCTGGAGGCGGAAGGCAAGCTTTTGATCGGCTTCAAGCCGGAGATTTATGCCGGCACATTCGGCGACTGA
- a CDS encoding succinylglutamate desuccinylase/aspartoacylase domain-containing protein — translation MDVSEIIIPGDTPGTAWRLPVLRFAGRDPKAPKIYVQAGLHADELPGTALLHFLAERLRQAESEGAIAGDITIVPQANPIGAAQSHFGELQGRFDLGSRTNFNRDFPLVSIVDRAALIEDLDDYPATDSLKRQLLHMALGADLVLDLHCDDESLQYAYLDEAFWPEAADLAAALDMQAVLLSDGESSAFEEAVGFAWKYEIPGERQSRLPGRLSVTVELRGQRDVDPMLAKRDTDGLWRFLALRGIVRDEKIAPAEFAGPAVPLDNVEIIRAPEGGAVLFHHTIGDRVAAGALLATIVTRPGQPDGSIDLQAPQDGLILTRTSDRLVRRRGDLMKIVCAKPSKAARKAGTLEN, via the coding sequence ATGGACGTTTCGGAGATCATCATCCCAGGCGATACGCCGGGAACGGCGTGGCGGCTGCCGGTGCTGCGGTTTGCGGGCCGCGATCCGAAGGCGCCGAAGATCTATGTCCAGGCTGGGCTTCATGCCGACGAGTTGCCGGGAACGGCGCTTCTGCATTTCCTCGCAGAGCGGCTGCGGCAGGCGGAAAGCGAAGGCGCGATCGCAGGCGACATCACCATCGTGCCGCAGGCCAACCCGATCGGGGCCGCGCAATCGCATTTCGGCGAATTGCAGGGTCGTTTCGACCTCGGCTCCCGCACCAACTTCAACCGGGATTTTCCGCTGGTCTCCATTGTCGATCGGGCGGCGCTGATCGAAGACCTCGATGATTATCCGGCTACCGACAGTCTGAAGCGACAGCTCTTGCATATGGCGCTCGGCGCCGATCTTGTCCTCGATCTGCATTGCGACGACGAATCCCTGCAATATGCCTATCTCGATGAGGCTTTCTGGCCGGAGGCGGCCGATCTCGCCGCCGCGCTCGACATGCAGGCGGTGCTGCTTTCGGATGGCGAAAGCTCGGCCTTCGAGGAGGCCGTCGGATTTGCATGGAAATATGAAATTCCCGGCGAACGACAGTCCCGGCTGCCGGGCAGACTTTCGGTCACCGTCGAGCTGCGCGGCCAGCGCGACGTCGATCCGATGCTGGCGAAGCGGGATACGGACGGGCTCTGGCGTTTCCTTGCCCTCCGCGGCATCGTTCGCGACGAAAAGATTGCACCGGCTGAGTTTGCCGGTCCCGCCGTGCCGCTCGACAATGTCGAGATCATCCGCGCTCCCGAAGGCGGCGCCGTGCTCTTCCATCACACGATCGGCGACAGGGTTGCGGCGGGCGCGCTCCTGGCGACGATCGTTACCCGGCCGGGTCAGCCTGATGGCAGCATCGATTTGCAGGCGCCGCAGGATGGGCTGATCCTGACCCGAACCTCCGATCGGCTGGTGCGCCGGCGCGGCGATCTGATGAAGATCGTCTGCGCCAAGCCCAGCAAGGCCGCACGCAAGGCTGGCACGCTGGAGAATTGA
- a CDS encoding methylated-DNA--[protein]-cysteine S-methyltransferase, translated as MVETRHHYLIFETAGGFCGIAWSHAGIVRFQLPTKTAEATERLLLRRLRDAEPGAPTPQVLETVAAVKRYFQGEETDFSDVELDLAGQDAFFRGIYAAARRVGWGRTTTYGALAKELGAGPEAARDVGQAMAKNPIALIIPCHRVLAAGGKIGGFSAPGGSSSKARMLELEGVNLGPPPPAQQSLGF; from the coding sequence ATGGTCGAGACAAGGCACCACTATCTCATCTTCGAAACCGCCGGCGGTTTCTGCGGTATTGCCTGGAGCCACGCCGGCATTGTCCGTTTCCAGCTGCCGACGAAAACTGCGGAGGCTACCGAGCGGCTGCTTCTGCGCCGTTTGCGCGATGCCGAGCCGGGCGCGCCGACGCCTCAGGTGCTCGAGACCGTCGCGGCGGTGAAACGCTACTTCCAGGGTGAGGAAACGGACTTTTCCGACGTCGAACTCGATCTCGCCGGCCAGGATGCCTTCTTCCGGGGTATTTACGCCGCAGCAAGGCGCGTCGGCTGGGGCCGCACGACAACCTATGGCGCGCTGGCAAAGGAACTCGGCGCCGGGCCGGAAGCGGCCCGCGACGTTGGCCAGGCGATGGCGAAGAACCCGATCGCCCTGATCATCCCCTGCCACCGGGTGCTCGCCGCAGGCGGCAAGATCGGTGGCTTTTCGGCGCCCGGCGGGTCGTCATCGAAAGCCCGCATGCTGGAACTCGAGGGCGTCAACCTCGGCCCGCCACCGCCGGCCCAGCAGTCGCTGGGCTTTTGA
- a CDS encoding SDR family oxidoreductase produces the protein MVDIRGKVIAITGASSGIGEAAAKVLAAAGAHVVIGARRTDRLETLSGEIAAHGGSVRMRKLDVTDRSEMEAFAGFAKSEFGRLDVIVNNAGVMPLSPLDALKVDEWDRMVDVNIKGVLYGIAAALPIMKAQGSGQVINLSSIGGHSVSPTAAVYCATKFAVRAISDGLRQETDRIRVTVISPGTTTSELADTITDPTAREAMKAFRAITISPEAVANSILYAISQPDDVDVSEIIIRPTASPH, from the coding sequence ATGGTGGATATCCGAGGGAAAGTCATCGCCATCACCGGGGCCAGCAGCGGCATCGGAGAGGCGGCGGCAAAAGTGCTGGCGGCCGCGGGCGCGCATGTCGTAATCGGCGCGCGGCGCACCGATCGCCTGGAGACGCTCTCCGGCGAAATCGCCGCACACGGCGGCAGCGTGCGTATGCGAAAGCTTGACGTAACCGACCGTTCCGAAATGGAGGCCTTTGCAGGCTTCGCCAAGTCCGAATTTGGCCGCCTTGACGTCATCGTCAACAATGCCGGCGTGATGCCGCTCTCACCACTCGACGCGCTCAAGGTCGACGAGTGGGATCGGATGGTCGACGTCAACATTAAGGGTGTTCTCTACGGCATCGCGGCAGCCCTTCCGATCATGAAGGCGCAGGGGTCCGGTCAGGTCATCAACCTGTCTTCGATCGGCGGCCACAGCGTCTCGCCGACGGCGGCCGTCTATTGCGCGACGAAATTTGCCGTCCGCGCAATCTCGGACGGGCTGCGGCAGGAAACCGACCGCATCCGGGTGACTGTCATTTCGCCCGGCACGACGACATCGGAACTGGCCGACACGATCACCGATCCGACAGCACGGGAAGCCATGAAAGCATTCAGAGCGATCACGATCAGCCCCGAAGCCGTCGCCAATTCAATCCTTTATGCCATCAGCCAGCCTGACGACGTCGATGTCAGCGAGATCATCATCCGGCCGACGGCCAGCCCGCATTGA
- a CDS encoding oxidoreductase, with translation MATMSSTTPIWFITGASSGLGRALAEAVLARGWRAAITARRPDRLSDLTAAHAERALALTLDVTDGRSIAAAVHDAETHFGAIDVLVNNAGYGYLSAIEEGEDAEIRAQFETNVFGLIAVTKEVLPGMRSRRKGHIFNVSSLGGLVAFAATGYYHASKFAVEALSESLSHEVKPLGIDVTILEPGAFRTDWAGRSMVESNTVIEDYAETSGKRRQATRSISGKQPGDPVRAAAAIISAFEADEPPLRLLLGAPALKIARERLDALRANFDAWAETTLSADFPA, from the coding sequence ATGGCGACCATGTCTTCCACCACACCCATCTGGTTCATCACCGGCGCATCATCCGGCCTCGGCCGGGCACTCGCCGAAGCCGTCCTGGCCCGCGGCTGGCGGGCTGCCATTACCGCACGCAGACCCGATAGGCTTAGCGATCTCACAGCAGCGCACGCGGAGCGGGCGCTGGCCCTCACCCTCGACGTGACGGATGGCCGCTCCATCGCCGCTGCGGTCCACGACGCCGAGACGCATTTCGGCGCCATCGATGTCCTCGTCAACAATGCCGGCTACGGCTATCTCTCGGCGATCGAAGAGGGTGAGGATGCGGAAATACGCGCCCAGTTCGAGACCAATGTCTTCGGGTTGATCGCCGTTACCAAAGAGGTCCTGCCCGGCATGCGTTCACGCCGGAAGGGGCATATCTTCAACGTCTCTTCGCTCGGCGGTCTCGTGGCATTCGCCGCGACCGGTTATTACCACGCCAGCAAATTCGCGGTCGAAGCCCTGTCGGAATCGTTGTCCCATGAGGTCAAGCCGCTTGGCATCGACGTAACGATCCTGGAGCCCGGCGCCTTCCGCACGGATTGGGCGGGCCGGTCGATGGTCGAATCCAACACCGTCATCGAAGATTACGCCGAGACATCGGGCAAGCGCCGGCAGGCTACGCGCTCGATCTCCGGCAAGCAGCCGGGAGATCCCGTGCGGGCGGCGGCCGCTATCATATCGGCGTTCGAGGCGGATGAGCCGCCGCTGCGCCTGCTGCTCGGCGCACCTGCCCTGAAGATCGCCCGCGAACGGCTCGATGCGCTGCGCGCCAATTTCGACGCCTGGGCCGAAACGACGCTCAGTGCCGATTTTCCGGCCTGA
- a CDS encoding LysR family transcriptional regulator, translating into MTDDLEGISVFLAVAEARNFRLAGERLGVTRSAVSQALQRLEDRLGVALIQRTTRSVSLTEAGEAFFDAVRPSIRQVKDAMQMVREMQARPSGLLRLTVSSIAESFLSGTLLAGFMEACPDVKLDITITDDEFDIVEAGFDAGVRLGEVIEQDMIAIPVSKPQRQCAAASPGYLARRGRPRHPRDLQNHACIGWRPRPDTAPYRWEFTENGRDFDVAVDPAVTTNDMGMMIRMACAGAGITFGMVETFQPYIERGDLMPLLEDFCPPFPGFHLYYPRRQRQPLKLRALVDHIGRSRRR; encoded by the coding sequence ATAACCGACGATCTCGAAGGTATTTCAGTTTTTCTGGCTGTGGCGGAGGCGCGGAATTTCCGGCTCGCCGGCGAGCGGCTCGGCGTCACCCGCTCCGCCGTCAGCCAGGCCCTGCAGCGTCTGGAGGATCGCCTCGGCGTCGCCTTGATCCAGCGCACGACGCGCAGCGTCAGCCTGACTGAAGCCGGCGAGGCATTCTTCGATGCGGTTCGCCCTTCAATCCGGCAGGTCAAGGATGCGATGCAGATGGTGAGGGAAATGCAGGCACGCCCGAGCGGCCTGCTGCGGCTCACCGTTTCCTCGATCGCCGAGAGCTTTCTGTCCGGCACGCTGCTGGCCGGTTTCATGGAGGCTTGCCCTGACGTCAAACTCGATATCACCATCACCGACGACGAATTCGACATCGTCGAGGCCGGCTTCGATGCCGGCGTAAGGCTGGGCGAGGTGATCGAGCAGGATATGATCGCCATCCCGGTCTCGAAGCCGCAGCGACAGTGCGCCGCCGCATCCCCGGGTTATCTCGCCCGGCGCGGTCGTCCCCGCCACCCGCGCGATCTGCAGAACCATGCTTGCATCGGCTGGCGACCCCGTCCGGATACTGCGCCCTATCGCTGGGAATTCACCGAAAACGGCCGCGACTTCGACGTCGCCGTCGATCCCGCCGTCACCACCAACGACATGGGGATGATGATCCGCATGGCCTGCGCCGGCGCCGGCATCACGTTCGGCATGGTGGAGACCTTTCAGCCCTATATCGAGCGCGGGGACCTCATGCCGCTGCTGGAGGATTTCTGTCCGCCCTTCCCAGGCTTCCATCTCTACTATCCCAGGCGCCAGAGACAGCCGCTGAAGCTGCGCGCGCTGGTCGATCATATCGGCAGGTCCCGCAGGCGGTAA
- a CDS encoding type II toxin-antitoxin system VapC family toxin: MIAIDTNLVVRYLTGDHPEQSARAREIIDGQAIFVAVTVVLEAEWVLRSVYGYSSSEVAQALRAFGGLSTVTIEDSATIAVAFDLVAKGMDFADALHLTKGAHCAALVSFDRKFLKAAQAAGFETVRQA; encoded by the coding sequence ATGATCGCAATTGATACCAATCTTGTCGTCCGATATCTGACCGGCGATCATCCGGAACAATCTGCCCGCGCCCGTGAAATCATTGACGGGCAGGCCATTTTTGTCGCCGTTACAGTGGTGCTGGAAGCCGAATGGGTGTTGCGTAGCGTCTATGGCTATAGCAGCTCAGAAGTTGCTCAGGCACTTCGCGCTTTTGGCGGCCTGTCGACGGTAACGATCGAGGATTCTGCAACCATTGCTGTTGCTTTCGATCTCGTCGCAAAAGGAATGGATTTTGCCGACGCGCTGCACCTTACCAAAGGGGCCCATTGCGCAGCGTTGGTCAGCTTTGACCGCAAATTTCTGAAAGCAGCCCAAGCCGCAGGCTTTGAGACCGTGCGACAGGCCTGA
- a CDS encoding AbrB/MazE/SpoVT family DNA-binding domain-containing protein, with amino-acid sequence MARAESSITTISTKGQVILPKAVRQRREWEAGTRLIVEETPEGVLLKQAPAFAPTDPSDVFGMLPFSGKPKTLEDMEAGIWAEAHRRHDRN; translated from the coding sequence ATGGCGCGCGCTGAAAGCAGCATTACCACCATCTCCACTAAGGGCCAGGTTATTCTTCCCAAGGCCGTGCGCCAGCGGCGGGAGTGGGAGGCCGGAACCCGCCTGATCGTTGAGGAAACCCCGGAAGGAGTGCTGTTGAAGCAAGCGCCTGCCTTTGCGCCGACGGACCCGAGCGATGTCTTCGGCATGCTTCCCTTCAGCGGCAAGCCCAAAACCCTGGAAGACATGGAAGCGGGCATTTGGGCCGAGGCCCACCGGCGTCATGATCGCAATTGA